In Herpetosiphon gulosus, the DNA window GACGATCGTTGCCTTTAGTAGCGGCTATGCCCTCGATCTTTTTACCATCTATGCGACCCATGGAATGTTTCACGCATCATGAACGAGGCAAACACCTGCGCAACGAGGGCTGAAATACGCACCCCAATCATCATGCCATCGCGCGTTTGCACCGATGGCATCGGCCAGTCTCACGCTGACATCCGCTCTCCATTATATCGTCAATAGTGCTTTGATGATCAAGAGCGACCCATTTTTCCCACTCCGTACAGTATCGTAGAGGATAGCCCTATGACAATACTCTCATCACATCAACACCGTCAGCAATGGCGCTATTGGATGGCACGTATCGTAAGTAGCATCTATACACTTATCAATGTGCTGATTCCAAGTTTCTACGCGGTATGGCCGCTCTTCATTGTTGCCCTCTCCATGGTCTTTACGCTCCAGTGGTGGTTGATCGTACCACATCCTGATGGACTCCATTGGATTATTGGGAGTATTACCGTCTTGACGCTTGGTTTTTTGTTGACTGGCGCTTGGCTGCGTCCAACCCTGTATACAGAACTTATGGCGCTTCGGCAAACGATTCTACCAACGCTCACGATTAATGGAGTGCTTGTCCTCTGTGATGTGCTTACGCATAGCCTCATCGGCTTAATCGTGGGAATTACCCAATCTCTGTCACTGCCATCATTCTATTGGCGGAGATGGTGGATTATCGGCTCTACGATCGCGTATGGTGTCTCTGGCATCCAAACCGTGTACGTTCTCTCTCAATAAACCAGTCACTTTGTATGCGAAGCGGGGGATTCTTATGCAGTACCTTAAGCCCTCTGCGGGTCTTTTCGTAACCATTTTTGGATTCCCAATCGCGTTTTTCGTTATATCAAGTATCTATGGGCCAAGAATGGTGATGATCGATTCCATCATCTTCTATAGCGTCCTGTTTTTACTCCAAGCCATGGTAACGGAGCGGCGGTTTGGAACCTTGTTTTGGGTTTTTAGTAGCCTTTGTGTAGTCTTCATTGGACACCTCATCACCTATCCACTCTTTAATCGTGGACTGGATGGTATACTCCGAAGAATACTGCTTTCCAAGGACCCCAACGCTTGGGTTGCAGTGCTCGTCACAGAGGGAGTCTATGGTGGGTTTATCGGACTCGTTGTCGGATCTGTGCAAGCATGGATGCTCCAACAATCCAATCGTCGGATCGGGTGGATAGCTACTACCATTCTTGCATTTGGTATTGGGTATGCCCTCCAGTATTGGGTTCTTCACTAACAAGGATACGGGTACGATGTTAAGCGCCAGGGTTACCTTCTGATCAGCATGTGCATCGCTTGTCCGAATCCCCCTATAACCAACTCATTTTTCCCTATCGGGGCCAGCGAGACAAGCGAGCGCATGGGAGCAGCATTAACGGACGGGTTAACACGTTAAGCGGCCAGTCTCAGGATCTCTGACACCCTCCACGTAGGCCAACGCAGACGCATAGTCCTAGAGTAGATTGCGTGATCACCATGCATTAACGAACGATGGCTGCCTGCATCGCATGGCCAATGGAGGAACGTACCCGAATGCCACCAGCACACGCTGACAACAAACGACTTCGCGTCCTTGATCCGCAGGATCGGGCCGCAATCTATGATCGACCCATGTTTACCACGGAGGAGCGCGAGGGGTATTTTACGCCGACTCCACCCGAACGGGTGCTCATGGAAACCTTCACGGAGCCACCACTGCAAGCCTTTTTTATCCTGCTCTTAGGCTATTTCAAAGCCAAACAACGGCTCTTTACCGTGACGCTTGCCGAGGTGCTTCCTGATCTGCACTGGATCAGCGATCATCTTGATCTGGGGGTCGCCCCCGAAGCGTTTCGTATCCCGCATGCGAAAACAATCCATCAGCAACGGACGCACATCCTGACCTTCACGGGCTATCGCCGCTGTCAGCCTGCCGATCGCCAGCAGGCATTCCACATTGCCCTCCAAGCAGCCCGGGTGAGTCCGAAGGTTCCCTATCTCTTACGCATCCTGCTGCGCCATTTCGCCACTGCGAAGATCATCTTGCCTGCCTACACCACCCTCCAAGAACAGCTCATTGGCAAAGCGCTCACTGCCGAAGAACAGCGGATCGAGACGCTGCTGACCCAGCACCTTACCCCGGCGGATCGGGACCAGCTCGCACTGCTCTTTGATCGGGATGCTGGGCGCTATCGGGTGACCTTGCTCCGTCAGGTTCCCCGCACCTTAGGCCCACGCGCCCTCGCCCGCGAACGCAAGCGGGCGGCCCAATTGCACCCCTTGGATGCGATTGCGCTCCGTATCCTGCCCCTGCTTGCGCTGTCCCCCGATGCCCAGATCGCCTATGCGGGCATGGTCAGCTACTATGGGGCGGCAGGACTGCATCGCTTGACCACCGATCTGGTCAATGTCTACCTGCTCTGTGTGCGACATGAAGTCGCGTGCGTAATTGTTCCACGTGGGAAAACCACGGACGGAACCTGCTGTTCCACCAGCAGTATCCTAGCCGGTACCGCAGGGAGGCAACAACCTGTGGAAAGCCCGGCGACAATGTACCCACGACCGCAAGGTCGCATCGCAACCCGTGAGGGGAACGATGGTCTGCCAGCACCATAGCGGATAGGGGCTAGGATTGAATGGTATGGTCAACGAACGTGAACGCTTGATAAACGTCGTAAGGTAGAACGAGCCAAAAGTGCTGACAGGCTCGGGCCAAAATGGCACAGGTGGCGAGAACAGGGCTTGCAGAGTTCCCTGTCGTGGATACCCAACGCCCCCGGCGAAAAGAGCGGACCTACCCCATTCGGTTACACACGCGGAACATGGTAAGCCCGATGTTCTCCCGCACGGGTAACGGCACCGTAAGGGGCCGCAAGGAACAGCGGGTAGAGGACGGCGGAAAAAGCGAAGGTCAGTCTGTAATGGACTGGATAGGCGGTGCAACATCCCGCCACGCGAAAGCGGGCAGACTTCCGCCCTGGGTCGCTCCTCACGAGAGCACTTGACTAACCGACTTTTGGAGGACAAGCAGATGACGACAGTACAGCCTGTTGGTGCGGCCTCCCACGCGGAGGCTGACTGGACCGCTATTAACTGGCAGAAGGTTACCACCGAAGTGCGTCGGCTCCAAGCTCGTATCGTGAAGGCAACACAGGAAGGGCGCTACGGCAAAGTGAAGGCTTTGCAGCGGCTCCTGACCCGCTCGTTCAGCGGCAAAGCCCTTGCTGTGCGACGAGTGACGGAAAATCAAGGCAAACGGACATCGGGCGTGGATCGGATACTCTGGGACACCCCGGCAAAGAAGGCAGGCGCAATGGATGCGCTCAAGCAGCGGGGCTACCGCCCAAAACCGCTGCGACGTATCTACATCCCTAAGAAGCATGGACAACAACGCCCCCTTGGCATTCCGACCATGCACGACCGTGCCATGCAGGCCCTCTACCTGCTGGCACTCGCGCCCATCGCAGAAACCACTGCCGACCCGAATTCCTATGGCTTTCGGACCGAACGCTCCGCTGCTGATGCGAGAGAGCAATGCTTTATCGTATTGTGCCGACGAACATCAGCAGCGTGGGTGCTTGAAGGGGACATCAAAGCATGCTTCGACCGGATTAGTCACGACTGGTTGCTGAACAACGTTCCTCTGGAACGCGCTATCCTCCAGAAATGGCTATGCGCAGGCTACATGGACCAGGAAACGTGGTATCCCACAACGGACGGCACGCCACAGGGTGGCATTATTTCTCCGGTGCTTGCCAACCTGACGCTCGACGGACTTGAACGAGAACTCCTCGCCGCCTTCCCCAAAACTACCACGCGAGGACGGGCCGCCCTCATCAACGTCATCCGCTATGCAGATGATTTCATTATCACCGGCCACTCGAAAGAGCTGCTAGAGACAACGGTTAAACCGTTTGTGGAAACGTTCCTGTATGCGCGGGGGCTTGAACTTTCCAAAGAAAAGACCCACATCACGCATATACAGGATGGCTTTGACTTCCTCGGATACACGATGCGGAAATACGGGAAGACGCTGCTCATTACACCATCAAAAACAAGTCAACACGCATTTCTCACAAAAATCCGCTCGATTATTAAAGCAAACAAAGCCCTCGATGCTGGCAAACTGGTTCAGCTCCTTAACCCCATTATTCGGGGATGGGCAGCCTACCACCAGCATACGGTGGCAAAAGCCACGTTCCAATCCATGAGTCACGCCATCTTCGAGGCACTCTG includes these proteins:
- a CDS encoding DUF4158 domain-containing protein; the protein is MPPAHADNKRLRVLDPQDRAAIYDRPMFTTEEREGYFTPTPPERVLMETFTEPPLQAFFILLLGYFKAKQRLFTVTLAEVLPDLHWISDHLDLGVAPEAFRIPHAKTIHQQRTHILTFTGYRRCQPADRQQAFHIALQAARVSPKVPYLLRILLRHFATAKIILPAYTTLQEQLIGKALTAEEQRIETLLTQHLTPADRDQLALLFDRDAGRYRVTLLRQVPRTLGPRALARERKRAAQLHPLDAIALRILPLLALSPDAQIAYAGMVSYYGAAGLHRLTTDLVNVYLLCVRHEVACVIVPRGKTTDGTCCSTSSILAGTAGRQQPVESPATMYPRPQGRIATREGNDGLPAP